The Belonocnema kinseyi isolate 2016_QV_RU_SX_M_011 chromosome 10, B_treatae_v1, whole genome shotgun sequence genome has a window encoding:
- the LOC117181528 gene encoding probable cytochrome P450 28d1 — translation MEWTYILASAAAFVVAIYYFLTWKYDYWIKQGIPSAPKAIPVFGHMWSVLSLKESFPSLCEKLYKSNLNSSMVGFFQLKTPTILLCDPELVKDILVTNFASFHDNELTLHSKLDPSMSDTPFFAKGNVWKETRSVMTNGFSNKKLKLLFALAREVSFKLNKYLEKKAEEKNIVELDLLHFWTKYTGEFVANVGFGVEGHCFEDKPVTFQTVVEPMFDFSSFGREKEMILFFLPKLAKILGIARVPKDVESFLAHLVKDVVQTRKNDNAIHNDFLQMMIDYQRSHGLEIPDEKTLLVIMESFFLEAYESASIALSFLCFQLACHPEIQEKVRQEVYTVLSKYNGELDYEALQDLTYMEQVLYETLRLEPAIPILSKHCTKECHLKGPDGLSCRVKPGDVAVVSMYGLHMDPKYWSEPEKFDPERFNESQKSSRSKYIFLPFGEGPRICVGKRMALIEMKVAMVQILKNYSLELSNKTVLPMKRDTSFSTYPEDGLWVNVKLLQKVKSHG, via the exons ATGGAATGGACATACATTTTAGCTTCAGCAGCAGCTTTTGTGGTTGcgatttattatttcttaacttGGAAATACGATTATTGGATAAAACAGGGAATACCTTCTGCCCCTAAAGCCATACCAGTTTTTGGACACATGTGGTCAGTCCTTTCTCTCAAAGAAAGTTTTCCAAGTCTGTGTGAAAAATTGTATAAGAGCAACTTGAATTCAAGTATGGTAGggtttttccaattgaaaacacCAACAATACTTCTTTGTGATCCTGAACTTGTAAAGGACATTTTGGTCACTAACTTTGCAAGCTTCCATGACAACGAACTCACACTTCATTCGAAATTGGATCCTTCGATGAGTGACACTCCGTTTTTTGCAAAAGGTAATGTTTGGAAGGAAACTCGATCTGTTATGACAAATggcttttctaacaaaaaattgaagttgctGTTTGCATTGGCTCGAGAGGTATCGTTTAAACTGAATAAGTATTTGGAAAAAAAggctgaagaaaaaaatatcgtgGAATTGGATTTATTGCACTTTTGGACGAAATACACTGGAGAGTTCGTGGCGAATGTTGGATTTGGAGTAGAGGGTCATTGTTTTGAAGATAAGCCTGTGACATTTCAAACAGTCGTTGAGCCCATGTTTGACTTTTCTAGTTTTGGGAGAGAAAAGGAGATGATACTTTTCTTTTTGCCAAAGTTGGCTAAAATTTTGGGAATAGCCAGGGTGCCTAAGGATGTTGAGAGCTTCCTTGCACATCTTGTAAAAG ATGTAGTCCAAACCCGAAAAAATGACAATGCAATCCACAACGATTTCCTGCAGATGATGATTGATTATCAGAGGTCTCACGGTCTAGAAATTCCTGACGAGAAAACCTTGCTAGTGATAATGGAAAGCTTTTTCCTAGAAGCCTACGAATCCGCAAGCATCGCCCTAAGCTTCCTGTGCTTTCAGCTAGCTTGTCATCCCGAAATTCAGGAAAAAGTTCGACAAGAAGTATATACAGTTCTCTCAAAATACAATGGAGAATTAGATTACGAAGCCCTCCAGGATTTAACTTACATGGAACAAGTCCTCTATGAAACTCTAAGGCTGGAACCTGCAATACCAATACTTTCAAAACACTGCACAAAAGAATGTCATCTTAAGGGCCCTGATGGACTTTCCTGTCGCGTTAAACCCGGAGATGTAGCAGTTGTATCTATGTACGGTCTTCATATGGATCCCAAATATTGGTCTGAACCAGAAAAGTTTGACCCTGAGCGTTTCAATGAGAGCCAAAAATCTAGTCGATCTAAGTACATTTTCTTGCCATTTGGAGAGGGTCCCAGAATTTGTGTAGGTAAGCGAATGGCGCTGATAGAAATGAAAGTCGCAAtggttcaaattttgaaaaactattctTTGGAACTTTCTAATAAAACTGTTCTCCCCATGAAAAGAGACACCAGTTTTTCTACTTATCCAGAAGACGGTTTGTGGGTGAATGTGAAGCTTCTACAGAAAGTGAAAAGTCATGGTTAA
- the LOC117181189 gene encoding uncharacterized protein LOC117181189, translating to MSSNLCPWLWRVQEADARILKSGKFYTALLRLTPIGEKRFYLKVMDYLPPTYLSLESKDDFVRHRIEIRLRRYDNRIILQTSVFCNRTTALFQVSDSRRLQKEV from the exons ATGTCATCCAAT TTGTGTCCTTGGTTATGGAGAGTACAGGAAGCCGATGCGCGAAttttaaaatctgggaaatttTACACTGCATTGCTACGCCTTACACCTAtag GTGAAAAAAGATTCTACCTAAAAGTGATGGACTACTTACCGCCAACCTATTTGTCCCTTGAATCAAAGGATGATTTCGTAAGGCATCGAATAGAGATTCGTCTGAGAAGATACGACAACAGAATCATCTTACAAACGAGCGTTTTTTGCAACAGGACTACTGCTCTATTTCAAGTGAGTGATTCGAGGAGGCTTCAAAAAGAGGTTTGA